TGCGAATTTGGCACGCACATGATCCGGCATGCGGTAACGGAAGTGCATCTCAATCTCGGAATCATCGCGCAGGTTTTCCAGGTAAAATTCCGGCGAGCGGAAAATCCGTTGCCAGTCTACCGGATCCTGCCAGAGTCCGAAACGGGCGGCGTTATTACCCAAATCAATGACCTTGAAGGTGTCTTTGTGGGGCAGCTTACGCGATCCGCGTCCGATCATCTGGAAATACAATGTTAGTGATTTCGTAGCGCGGTTCAATATGATGGTCTCTACCGTGGGTTCATCGAAACCTGTTGTCAGGATACCGACCGATGTGAGAATCGCATCCGGTGTTTGCCGGAACCACGACAGTATATCCCGTCGTTCTTCGGGCGAACTCGTATTGTCGAGGTGTCGGATCGGGTAACCGGCCGTCCGAAAGGTATCCAAAACATATAACGAGGTACGAATACCGTTGTTGAAGATGAGTGTCTTCGTGCCCACCGCCTGTTCGGTGTAGGCATGCAACAACTTCTCCTGCATCGCAATACCCATGTAGAGTTCATCCGATGAACTAACGGTATAATCACCATTGATACCGACCTTCAGCGAGGTCAAACCCACGTCGTAGGTATACGTAATGGCATTCGCCAAAAATCCTTTTGAAATAAGCGACGCGATGGAGTCACCTACGATCAGTTCATCGTAATTCTCATACATCGGCAGGCGGATGTTCGAGCTTAGTGGCGTTGCCGTCACCCCAAGGATGAACGCCTTTTTGAAAGACGACAACATCTTGCGGAAGGAGTTGTAATGCGCTTCGTCGATGATCACGAGTCCGACGTTGTCGATCTTCAACACTTCGTCATTGATGCGGTTTTTCAGCGTCTCCACCATACATACAAAGCAGGAATACTCGTGCTGGTCGGGTAACTCGCGAATCTTCGAATTGACGACCTTGTTACGTACACCAAATCCCGAAAGCATACCAGAGGTTTGCCTACACAATTCAATGCGGTGTGTCAAGACCACCACTTTCTTGTTGTGATATTGGAGGTACCGGCGCACGATTTCCGAAAAAATCACGGTCTTTCCGCCCCCTGTAGGTAACTGATACAGCAGGTGATAGTCGGGTGGCGTACGGTCCATCCGGTCAAAAATCCGGTCTATATCCGCTTTCTGATACTCGTAAAGCGTCTTGGGTTCTTCGTTGAAAAGGTCGGTGTCGTGATTCATTCAGGGCCCAAAAAAATGGGAATTTGCAAAAGTAACGCTAAAAACGGGGATTCCGGTTTTTAAATTGTAAATTTCGGCAACATTAAATCCCCCAAATGTTAACCTACGACCACGTAACTATTACGGAGGCCACGCTTTTGCAAAAAGAGATGGCGTCCAAAATTTCGCTCGCGCCCTTAGAAGGTCCCATTCGGACCATAGCCGGGGCCGACATTTCGTTTAACCGTTTCAGTCCGATTGTCTATGCCGGAATCGTCGTCTTGTCCTACCCTGACCTCCGTATTCTCGCCCATTCCCTCGTTGTTGCCGAAACCCATTTCCCTTATGTGTCTGGTTATCTTGCCTTTCGGGAAGCCCCTGCGTTGCAACAGGCCTGGGAACAATTACCGGAGAAACCGGATGTGGTAGTTTTGGACGGACAAGGTATTTCGCATCCGCGCCGACTGGGTATTGCTTCGCATTTTGGTGTATTGAACAACCAGCCTTCGATTGGCTGCGCGAAGAGTATGCTGTATGGCCGGTACGACGAACCGGAGTGGAAAAAACTGAGTGCCTCGGTTATCTACAGCCGCCTGAATGAACCGTTGGGTTACGCACTGCGAACGAAAGACCGGGTGAAACCTATTTATGTGTCGCCCGGCCACCTGATTAGCAGCAAACAAAGCCTTGAGATCATCAAGAAGTGCATCCGGGGCTACCGTATTCCCGAGCCTACGCGGGTGGCGCATGACAAGGTCAACCTGTTTCGCACCGGTGAATTATCGGCGGGTTATGTAGAATACCCGAACGAGGATCTAGTCGATTCGTGACCATATCGTGGCGAAATCCCAGTGATTGTCCCACTTCTGCGCCCGGGCGACTTCCGGTATGGCGGCCAATCGCGTGCGCATATCGGCCATAACGCCGTTTTTGGCGGCAAATTCCACGGCCTGTTTATAGGCGGTCAATAGACTGTTGTAAAACGACGCATACCGAACCTGGCGCCGCGCGCTATACGATTGCGCTGTTTCGATGGCGTAGAGCATCACATCCCCAATCACCAATGGGTCAACGCCCAACGTGATGAAATGCTTGATGTGCTTTTGCGCCACCGACCGGCGTAGCTTCGCGCGTTTGCCTCTGGTGGGGAAATACTCGTTGGCGATCTTGGCTTTTGCCGCGTCCGCGAGTTTTTCTTCCTGCGGGTTGAACACAAAATTGTAGTAGGTCTTTACTTCCGGAAACTTCTCATACAGCAATACAAATTGCTCTTCAAGTTGTTCCTTCGTGAGTTCGGCGATGTATTTCTTTAGCTCGCGCTTGGCCATGGACGTTTTCTTTCAACGGTCAAGGTAAGGGAATTTTCCGGGCGACACAACTTCCGCGTGCATCTAGGTAGCGGCGGGTTTCCTATCTTTACGGCGCCAATACCTGTGGGATGCATCAATACGCAACGCGTTTTTTCGGATTTGCCTACAAGCAGCTCGTACATTGGGGCGTCAACGACACCCTGGCGTCGTATGTGGCGGTGGCCTTTAATATCGTGGTACTGGGGTTCCTCTCCTACTGGATCTTCCGGATCTTCCGGTATACACTCGTACGCGCCCTGGTCATAGTAGCCCGCTACTCCTCTACCCGTTTCGACGACCTGTTGGTTTCGAATAAAACCGCCAAATACGTCGCCCATCTGATTCCGCTTCTGTTCATCTACAAGATGATGCCCATCATCCTGGCGCGCTTTGACTATTGGGAAAATCTTTTTGGGAAGCTTGTCAGCATCTACATCATACTGCTCGTACTCTGGATTACCCGCACGATTTTCAATGCCCTACGCGACTACCTGAAGTTTAAACCGGCCTACGCCGACAAGCCGATCGACAGCTACATACAAGTAGTGATGATCGTACTATGGACATTTGGTGTCACCGCCATCATCGTGCTGCTTTTCGGTATTTCCCTCAATGTGTTCTTTGGGATGATTGGGGCAATTTCGGCGATTATCCTTTTGATCTTCAGGGATACGATATTGGGATTTGTGGCCAGTATACAGGTGTCGGTGAACGATATGGTGCGCATCGGCGACTGGATCACCATGGATAAATTCGGGGCCGATGGCGACGTCATCGAAATCAACCTCGCCACCGTCAAGGTCCGGAACTTCGACAATACCACCACGACCATCCCGACCTACAGCCTTATTTCGGATTCCTTCCGCAACTGGCGCGGCATGCAGTCGTCGGCCGGGCGCCGCATCAAACGGCACATTCTCCTGAAAGCCGGAAGCATCCGGTTTTTGTCTGATGCCGAAATCGACAACCTCCGGAAAATCCAGCTGATTGCGCCCTACATCGACCAGCGACAGGCCGACATCCGGAAATACAATACGTCCCACCAAATCGATAAATCGCTGTTGATCAACGGTCGAAACATGACGAATTTCGGTTTGTTCCGGAAGTATATTACACAATACCTGAACCAATACCCCGGACTCAACCGCGATATGCACCTCATGTGCCGCCAGTTGCAGCCGACGCCCAACGGTATTCCACTCGAGATCTACTGCTTTTCCAGCGATAAGCGTTGGGAGAGTTATGAATATATCATGGCCGATATCTTTGACCACATCTATGCGTCGGTTGGGTATTTCGGCCTTGAATTGTATGAAGTCGCGACGCAACGTGTCGACTGAGTTTCCATCTACTGTCGTGCCTGCATGTCAGTATTTTAGTATTTTTGACCCAAACTACCTGCTATGAAGAAGTTTCTACTCGTGTTAGTGCTATTTTCAGCCTCCCTCCAGGCGCAACACGGAAATGTGGCCCGAACCCTGGCCAAACGGTTGGCAAATGCCACTCCTTTTGAACTGGCGCCCCTGCAACGGAACACAGCCCCGTCTGATACCCGTTACCAGAAAGCAGTGAGTGGTGCGACGATTGCCACCCTCAACGCGTCTTCGATGGCGACGCTTTTCGCGACCCGGCCGGACGTACTTCGATTGTCGGTACCGTATGGTGATGAGAATCTGTCTGTCCTGATGTACAAAGTCGAGGTCACGACTTCCGATTTTGAAGTGAAGACCGATAAAGGCGCCCTCGTCACACCCGAGGCGGGTATCTTTTACCGCGGTATTTTGGAAAACCATCCGGAGTCGCTTGCAGCCTTCAGTTTTTTCCGGACGGGCTTCAGCGGTATCGTCTCCGATCCGTCCATCCAAAAACGTCAATGTGGTAAAACTCCGGACGCCCGGAAATACAAGCGACTATATTGTCTATTCCGATGCAAAACTCAACGTTCCCAATTCCTTCCAATGCCATACGTCTGACAAAGGTGCCGTTCCGGCTACACCTTCCGCCCAACGCGGGGTAACCACCGAGCGCTGCGCCACCCTGTATTTTGAGATCGACCACGACCTCTACCTGGCCAACAACTCGGATACCGACGAAACCACCAATTGGATGCTGGCGCTCTACAACAACGTCCAAACCATCTACAACAACGACGAAATCAATACCGTCATTAAATCGCTGTATATCTGGACCGAACAAGATCCGTATTTCGGTTCGGCATCCGTCGATTACCTCTACCAGTTCCATGCCCTTCGCCCGGTCTTTAACGGCGATCTCGGACAACTGGTCGGCATCGATGACGGCGGACTCGGGGGCGTGGCGGCAACCATAAACGGACTCTGCTCCGACCAGAACTTCAGCTACTCCGACCTGTTCTTCGAATTTGAAACCGTACCGACTTTTTCCTGGAGTGTGATGGTCGTCACGCACGAATTTGGCCATTTGCTGGGCTCACCCCATACCCATGCCTGTTTTTGGAACGGCGATGGCACCATGATCGATGGCTGTGGTCCGACCGCGAATCTAAATTTTGCCGAAGGCGATTGCCCTATCGCCGCTGTTCCGTCCGACCAGGTAGGTGGCACCATAATGAGCTACTGTCACCTGCTCAGCGCCGGCGTGAACCTGGCAAACGGCTTCGGCCCGCAACCGGCTGCACAAATCCAGCAAAGTATGAACAATTCGACCTGTCTCAGCACGGATTGTATCAATACGTGTATCTCGCTCGTACACGACGTGAAAGCCTCAACTATCACCGACGACGCCGTAACCATCTCATGGGACGATGAGAACTCGGTTGGCGCGTACGAAGTGGGTTTGGCATTATATCCGTTTACCGACTACACCTGGACTACCGTCGACAATGCGACCACTACGACTTTCTCCGGACTGTTGGCGAATACCTATTATAAAGTATTGATCCGCCCCATTTGCGGTGACCTCACCTCGTTGGCGCGGGGCACGATCTTCGCGACCAACACCGACTATTGCACCGGTACACTCTTCCTTGATTCAGGAGGCGCCGGTGGTTTCTATACGGATATGGAAGACTGGGTACGTGTCGTCAAACCGGCCGATCCGGGTGCGAAAATCAAGGTGACGTTCGCCATGATCGACATTGAATACGGATACGATTTCCTTTTCATCCACGACGGCGACAGCACCAATGCGCCGCTGCTCACCCCGCTGGGCATCACAGGTGGCGACATCGAAGCTGGTCCTTTCGAATCGACTGATGTCACAGGTGCGCTGACCTTCCATTTCACATCCGACCAATACATCACGGCCGACGGATGGAACGCACAGATTACCTGTACGAATCTCAGCACCGGACAAAACGACCTGATTGATTTCACCTATAATCCGAACCCAACAAACGGACGCGTATTCCTGCATGCCTCACGTGCCTTCCGTTCCATTCGGGTATACGGCATCGACGGACGCCGCCTGCTCGAGCGCACTACAAATGGCACCGACGAACAGGTCGACCTTTCGGGCTTTGCCTCAGGTACCTACGTCTTCCAGGTGGATCTTGACGGGAAACCGACCAGCTTCCGGATCGTCAAGCAATAACATAAAAAAAGGGACACCGGCCGGTGTCCCTTTTTTCTTTCTAAGTACCTGATTAGGCCTCTTCTTTCTTCTGTGCCCTGCGCTCGCGGAGCAATTCCATCGTACCGCCATATACCCAATACGGGATGATGAACGTAATCAGGAAAATCATCAGCCAAAAGCCGATGGTCAGGACAGTCAGGAAGGCAAGAAAGCCCAGGTATTGTTGAAATTCAAACATAGCTGCAGCAATTAATTGTTGAATTACGGCAAAGGTAGCCGAATATTCCATCTCCCTACTAAATTCAGGCGGAATTTTTTAAAAAAGGTGATTAATCCGTACTTTTGGACGGCTTTTAAGGGCAGCATTTCCGGCTTTCCGCTGCAACTCCGCGTCCCGGCCCCGTTTTTTGCATCGCCTTCGCTGGGCTTCCTCCGGTCGCCCCGCTCCAGCGGCAAAAAATCAGGCCCGTGCCTTGCGGGGTTTCCGCTCCAATCCGGGCTGCAACCGAGAACAAACGAACCACAATTTCTGACCACTAACTACTGACTACTGACCACTAACTCCTAACTCCTTCTATATGAACTATCGTATCGAAAAAGACACCATGGGCGAAGTGCGTGTCCCCGCTGACAAATACTGGGGCGCACAAACCGAACGCTCCCGCAACAACTTCAAAATCGGAACTCCCGGCTCGATGCCACGCGAAATCATCGACGGTTTTGCCTACCTGAAAAAGGCCGCCGCCTACGCCAACCACGACCTGGGTGTGCTATCCGTCGAAAAACGCGATGCGATCGCCGCCGTCTGCGACGAAATCCTGGCCGGAAAACTATACGACGAATTCCCGCTGGTCATCTGGCAAACGGGTTCGGGTACCCAAAGCAACATGAATGTCAATGAGGTCATCGCAAACCGCGCACAGGTGTTGGCCGGCGGCAAAATCGGTGAAGGCGACCCCGTTCTCAAAGCGAACGACGACGTCAACAAGTCGCAGTCGTCCAACGATACCTTCCCTACAGGGATGCACATCGCCGCTTATAAAGCCGCTGTAGAAGTGACGCTGCCAGGCGTACAGAAACTGCGCGACACACTGCACGCCAAGGCAGAAGAATTCAAAAACGTCGTCAAGATCGGCCGCACCCACCTGATGGATGCCACGCCGCTTACCCTCGGCCAGGAACTGTCGGGTTATGTCGCCCAGCTCGACTACGGCATGAAGGCGCTTCGCAACACACTCGATCACCTTTCCGAGGTTGCCCTGGGCGGAACCGCTGTCGGCACCGGACTCAACACACCAGCCGGCTACGATGTGAAAGTAGCTTCCTATATTGCGCAATTTACCGGACATCAGTTCCGCACGGCTCCTAATAAATTTGAGGCGCTGGCCTCCCACGATGCGATCGTGGAAGCCCACGGTGCACTAAAACAATTGGCGGTGTCGCTGAATAAAATCGCCAACGACATCCGCATGCTGGCCTCAGGTCCGCGTTCGGGTATCGGTGAAATCCTCATTCCGGAAAACGAACCGGGTTCTTCCATCATGCCGGGTAAAGTAAACCCAACACAGTGTGAAGCCTTGACCATGGTGGCCGCGCAGGTCATCGGAAACGATATGGCCATTGCCGTTGGTGGCATGCAGGGGCATTACGAACTGAACGTGTTCAAGCCGGTAATGGCCGCTAACTTCCTGCAATCAGCACGACTGATCGGCGACGCCTGCGTATCGTTTGACGAGCATTGCGCGCAGGGCATCGAGCCGAACTACAAGCGTATCAAAGAACTTGTCGATAATTCCCTCATGCTGGTCACGGCGTTGAACACCAAAATCGGTTACTATAAAGCCGCTGAGATTGCGCAGACCGCCCATAAGAACGGCACGACACTCAAAGAAGAAGCGGTGCGCCTTGGCTATGTGTCGCCTGAAGATTTCGACGCATGGGTCAAGCCAGAAGATATGGTGGGAAGTTTGAAATAATCCTGACCGTTTCCATACAAAAGCCTGCGAGAAAAATCGCGGGCTTTTTTTGTTTGGATGGAGGACGCGCGTACTGACGCGGTTGTCAGTAGTCAGTAGGCAGTGCGGTGTACGATGTAAGATAATAGCAACAAACTGCGGGGCGAAAGGCATCTTTTCCGAATAAATTTGTACTTTCGAACGGTTGCAGGGGGTTAGTGAGTTACTTTGGACATGGCGCAATGAGATAAATAACGCGATCGGCGGTATGTTGATAGGGCTTTGGTCGGGGTGGCGACGATGTTATTATGCAAACTTCGTTTATCCAGAGAATGTAGGAGGAATAAGCTAATATCTGTTCAACCTATACACTAGTTAGCTGCGATTTATAACCACACAAACTATGGAAGAAACCGTTCACTTGATATTTACTTATCCTGAAAGTTACCCAGAGGAAATTATCAATAATGATATTTCTGAAATAAAAGAAAATGAATTAAAAGTTCATATAACAAAGCAAGGGAATGCCATGTACAATGCACTAGAATGGATTGTACCAACATTCTTAGCTACATATATTTTAAAACCATATTTTGAAGCATTCTTGCAAGAAGCAGGTAAAGATCATTATCAACTTGTAAAAAGCGCTTGTAAAAAAATGCTCGCCAGAGGAAAATCAACTCAAGCACATTTGATCGCTGCAGAAGAATCTACACAAAAACTATCAGGAAAATACAATGAATCACTTGCCGTGTCAATTCTATTTCAAACTGCTGCTAATCGACAAATAAAAATGTTATTTAATAATAGCTTAAGTTTAAAAGAATGGGAAAACGCAGTGGACGAATTTTCAGAAATAATGTTGGAGCATTATCGAAACTTTCCAAATGATATACTTTCAAATGAAATAAAAGATTTGTCTCAGAAACCTTATTATTCCATTTACGTCAAAATAAATCCGGAAACAAAAAAGTTAGAATTCCATGATGATAACACATTAATTTCAGAAGTAAAAAATTTAAACCGCAGCTAACAGCCGCCACGCGATCATTGCTGGTTTGTCTTTCGCCAGAAGCATGGTTTTTACGTAGAACTTTTTAGCTTAGTGGAGAAAACTCGGCTCGTTTTTCCGCAATGTCGCGTGGCGGCAAACCGTTAGTGGCAAGCTCTCAAAAATGTACTTGAAATGAATCCGAAAAAGTTCTCTAAAAGACATCATTATTTGCCTGTTTTCTATCTCAAGGGTTTTTCAGACACAAACCAAAACATTTTTGTATACGATAAAATAAGAGATGAAATAATTGGAAAACAAGATCCAAAAAGTCAATTTTATAAAAACCATCTAAATAACTTTCGTATTAACGGTGAAATTGTATTCTCATTCGAAGAGTCAATATTCACGCCCAAAGACACAAGTATTGCTCCATTATTTTCAAGGTTCCGTTCAACTTTGAACTATCAATTTACTGCGTATGAAAAGTTCGAGTTGTTACATTTTCTTTCTCAACTTTATTGGCGCTCACCCGACACAAACGAAAAGTTTGTAGAATTAATAAAAAAAGAAGGGTTTAACAATAGTTCGTTTGGCTTGCGAAGTAAAGATGGAAATAAACTCACCGATGAAGACATTCCTGAATTTTTAAAAAAGCTTTTAAGCGACTCTGAACTTCAAAAAATGTTTAAGCATTTGATACCGGTGTCAAATGCAAGTTTAGATGAACTTGAAAAGCTCGTAAGAAAGTGGAAAGTTTTTGACTTATCGACTACTGATGCTACTTTTATTACTGGTGATAGGCCATTTGTTATAAACAATACTGACGTCAGATTAAATAACGTTTTTGACGAAATGATTTTTCCTTTGAGCCGAAATAAGGTTCTGATTTTATCCGAAAAATCTCCAGATTTTTTCGATTCAATTGCTTTGATGAATATCAACTTAACTATTGTTACGCAGTCTCAAAGATTTATTGCTTCACATAACTTAGACTATCTCCAATATGTCATTGACGAATTTAAACGATTTCAAAGTCTGAATCTTTTAGATGATTTGTTGAAAGGAACCTTCGGAATAATGTATCATCAATCTAAGTTTAATGACTATGAGGAATATCTGAAGTATTATAATGAACTTAAATCAAATCATTGAGCCTGCCACTAACAGCGGGCACTCGCAATTTGTTGGTTAGTCCAAACTTCAAGTTTCCGTTTTCTTATTACCTTTAGTCGCAGCGGAGAAACTCGGTTCCATAACCCGCTCCACGACATCTTCTACGAAGCACTACGCTGCGCAAACGTCTCTGACTTTGCGCCATCTCCCCTACTGCCCTACCGTTCCCTGCAAACAAAAAAGGCTGTTCCCACATTGGGGACAGCCTTTTTTTTCCGGTGAAATAGCTGCCATTTAACAGCAACCGTAAAGGGGTTTCTATCGGAGACGTCGAATTCCCAGAAGGCGGAGCAACACAGGAATATTGGTTTCGCGGAGGATGAATTCTTTTAGTAGCATTTGATGTTGTATTATGGTTCAAAAGTACCTCCGCCACTCGTTCTGGTCTAAAAAAAACGGTGAAGCAAATCAAAGATGCGGTGAACGGTATAGGGCTGCGTCGTTCATCCGTTTTTCGTGCAACTCGCCGAATGCGATTTTTTTTAGTTTTCCTAAGGGCGTCTTAAATCGGGGGCATTCCAGCGTGCGATTTCGTAACTTAGAAAGAAAAAGTCATGAAAAAGACCCCGAATCAAGCGTCCAAAACGCCCGCCGACACCTCCTCCACCCATCGCGACGAGGAACTGACAAATGAAAAGATCGTACATGAGGCTTCGGAAGATGCCATCGAAACGCACGAAGACGACAGGCGCCGTCACCAGTCGTTCGGTAACCGTAAGTATGAGTCCTTCAGCAACCATTCCTCTGCCGACGACCAGCCCACGACCGACACCGGTACGCCTTAATTGGCGTCATACAACAGTCCGGCCAGCCGTTGGTCGCGGTCGTACACATCCGGAAAAAAGGCGACACGACCCTCGGCATCGGCCCAGGCCGTAAAGTACGCGATGTAGACCGGAATCTTGCGTTTCAGCGTATATACCGTCTCTTTCCCCGCATGCATGGCCCGATCCACCCGTTCCGACGTCCATTTCGGATCATCCTTCAATAACGTAATAGCCAATTCCCGCGCTTTTTCCACCCGGACGCATCCATGGCTTAGCGCACGCACATCGCGTCCGAAGAGGCTCTTGGCGGGCGTATCGTGCAGGTAGATATTATTGGTATTGGGAAACATAAACTTCACGAGTCCGAGTGAATTGTTGTCACCGGGCTTTTGCCGCACATTCGGGCCGTTCCATTCCATGTTGTGCTTTTCGAGATAATCCGGGTCTTTTGCAATCCCCGGCTTGATTTCGTTTTCGAGGATACTGGTCGGGACGTTCCAATACGGACTAAAAACGAGGTAACTGATTTTACCGCTGAATACTACCGTCTTGTTCATTTCTTTCCCCACGACCACTTTTGACCAAAAAACCGGCTTTCCATCCCGGAAATACGCCATCCGAAAAGACGGTATGTTGACACCGATGACTTCTTTGGCATCCAGTATATCCGGTGACAACCAACGACATCGCTCCATGTTCACCGTCAGGGTT
This genomic interval from Flavobacterium sp. HJ-32-4 contains the following:
- a CDS encoding DEAD/DEAH box helicase, which encodes MNHDTDLFNEEPKTLYEYQKADIDRIFDRMDRTPPDYHLLYQLPTGGGKTVIFSEIVRRYLQYHNKKVVVLTHRIELCRQTSGMLSGFGVRNKVVNSKIRELPDQHEYSCFVCMVETLKNRINDEVLKIDNVGLVIIDEAHYNSFRKMLSSFKKAFILGVTATPLSSNIRLPMYENYDELIVGDSIASLISKGFLANAITYTYDVGLTSLKVGINGDYTVSSSDELYMGIAMQEKLLHAYTEQAVGTKTLIFNNGIRTSLYVLDTFRTAGYPIRHLDNTSSPEERRDILSWFRQTPDAILTSVGILTTGFDEPTVETIILNRATKSLTLYFQMIGRGSRKLPHKDTFKVIDLGNNAARFGLWQDPVDWQRIFRSPEFYLENLRDDSEIEMHFRYRMPDHVRAKFALTPNVDFDIEEEYRQAVHQNLRPKTVIDRSIEQHAAMCVDNTDDLREARLLSKDLLEDIESRVRRFCHCMPNYTKNYRDWLFEDYKQRLTVEIGKKYREKIFREEESV
- the nfi gene encoding deoxyribonuclease V (cleaves DNA at apurinic or apyrimidinic sites), which encodes MLTYDHVTITEATLLQKEMASKISLAPLEGPIRTIAGADISFNRFSPIVYAGIVVLSYPDLRILAHSLVVAETHFPYVSGYLAFREAPALQQAWEQLPEKPDVVVLDGQGISHPRRLGIASHFGVLNNQPSIGCAKSMLYGRYDEPEWKKLSASVIYSRLNEPLGYALRTKDRVKPIYVSPGHLISSKQSLEIIKKCIRGYRIPEPTRVAHDKVNLFRTGELSAGYVEYPNEDLVDS
- a CDS encoding DUF6155 family protein, whose amino-acid sequence is MAKRELKKYIAELTKEQLEEQFVLLYEKFPEVKTYYNFVFNPQEEKLADAAKAKIANEYFPTRGKRAKLRRSVAQKHIKHFITLGVDPLVIGDVMLYAIETAQSYSARRQVRYASFYNSLLTAYKQAVEFAAKNGVMADMRTRLAAIPEVARAQKWDNHWDFATIWSRID
- a CDS encoding mechanosensitive ion channel family protein, with the translated sequence MHQYATRFFGFAYKQLVHWGVNDTLASYVAVAFNIVVLGFLSYWIFRIFRYTLVRALVIVARYSSTRFDDLLVSNKTAKYVAHLIPLLFIYKMMPIILARFDYWENLFGKLVSIYIILLVLWITRTIFNALRDYLKFKPAYADKPIDSYIQVVMIVLWTFGVTAIIVLLFGISLNVFFGMIGAISAIILLIFRDTILGFVASIQVSVNDMVRIGDWITMDKFGADGDVIEINLATVKVRNFDNTTTTIPTYSLISDSFRNWRGMQSSAGRRIKRHILLKAGSIRFLSDAEIDNLRKIQLIAPYIDQRQADIRKYNTSHQIDKSLLINGRNMTNFGLFRKYITQYLNQYPGLNRDMHLMCRQLQPTPNGIPLEIYCFSSDKRWESYEYIMADIFDHIYASVGYFGLELYEVATQRVD
- a CDS encoding M12 family metallo-peptidase; translated protein: MVKLRTPGNTSDYIVYSDAKLNVPNSFQCHTSDKGAVPATPSAQRGVTTERCATLYFEIDHDLYLANNSDTDETTNWMLALYNNVQTIYNNDEINTVIKSLYIWTEQDPYFGSASVDYLYQFHALRPVFNGDLGQLVGIDDGGLGGVAATINGLCSDQNFSYSDLFFEFETVPTFSWSVMVVTHEFGHLLGSPHTHACFWNGDGTMIDGCGPTANLNFAEGDCPIAAVPSDQVGGTIMSYCHLLSAGVNLANGFGPQPAAQIQQSMNNSTCLSTDCINTCISLVHDVKASTITDDAVTISWDDENSVGAYEVGLALYPFTDYTWTTVDNATTTTFSGLLANTYYKVLIRPICGDLTSLARGTIFATNTDYCTGTLFLDSGGAGGFYTDMEDWVRVVKPADPGAKIKVTFAMIDIEYGYDFLFIHDGDSTNAPLLTPLGITGGDIEAGPFESTDVTGALTFHFTSDQYITADGWNAQITCTNLSTGQNDLIDFTYNPNPTNGRVFLHASRAFRSIRVYGIDGRRLLERTTNGTDEQVDLSGFASGTYVFQVDLDGKPTSFRIVKQ
- the fumC gene encoding class II fumarate hydratase, with amino-acid sequence MNYRIEKDTMGEVRVPADKYWGAQTERSRNNFKIGTPGSMPREIIDGFAYLKKAAAYANHDLGVLSVEKRDAIAAVCDEILAGKLYDEFPLVIWQTGSGTQSNMNVNEVIANRAQVLAGGKIGEGDPVLKANDDVNKSQSSNDTFPTGMHIAAYKAAVEVTLPGVQKLRDTLHAKAEEFKNVVKIGRTHLMDATPLTLGQELSGYVAQLDYGMKALRNTLDHLSEVALGGTAVGTGLNTPAGYDVKVASYIAQFTGHQFRTAPNKFEALASHDAIVEAHGALKQLAVSLNKIANDIRMLASGPRSGIGEILIPENEPGSSIMPGKVNPTQCEALTMVAAQVIGNDMAIAVGGMQGHYELNVFKPVMAANFLQSARLIGDACVSFDEHCAQGIEPNYKRIKELVDNSLMLVTALNTKIGYYKAAEIAQTAHKNGTTLKEEAVRLGYVSPEDFDAWVKPEDMVGSLK
- a CDS encoding DUF4238 domain-containing protein — translated: MNPKKFSKRHHYLPVFYLKGFSDTNQNIFVYDKIRDEIIGKQDPKSQFYKNHLNNFRINGEIVFSFEESIFTPKDTSIAPLFSRFRSTLNYQFTAYEKFELLHFLSQLYWRSPDTNEKFVELIKKEGFNNSSFGLRSKDGNKLTDEDIPEFLKKLLSDSELQKMFKHLIPVSNASLDELEKLVRKWKVFDLSTTDATFITGDRPFVINNTDVRLNNVFDEMIFPLSRNKVLILSEKSPDFFDSIALMNINLTIVTQSQRFIASHNLDYLQYVIDEFKRFQSLNLLDDLLKGTFGIMYHQSKFNDYEEYLKYYNELKSNH